CCGCGCTGGTGAAATCGGGCCCGGTGCAGGTGCCGATGGTGTGGATGTGGACGGCGTGGACGCCGACCGGCAGCCCCACGGCCTTCACGTTGACATGGATCCCGTCCTTGCCCTGGCTGAGCATCGCCTTGCCCTTGGTCTGGCCCTGGCCGTCGATGATGTCGGCGGTGGCGGGATGGTGGCCGCCATGCGCCCAGGCGGCGGCCGGCGCGGCCAGCGCGGCCGACAGCGACATGAGCAGCGCTAAATGCGGAAGATGGGATCGGGACATGGTCGTCTCCTCGGTGATTGGCCGCCCCCGGCGACGCCATCATGCCGCATCGGCCACGGGCGATAAAGGCCTGAAGACAAAGAAAAAGGGCCGGCCCGAAGGCCGACCCCAATTCTTTGGCCATCATCGGAAACCCGATGATGAAGCCGCTTACATGCCGGCGCCGAAGGTGATTTCGACGCGACGGTTCTGCGGCTCGCGGACACCATCGGCGGTGTCGACCAGCGGACGGCTTTCGCCGAAGGCTTCGGTCGCGATCGCCGAGTCAGGCACGCCCTTGCCGGCCAGATAGGCCTTAACGGCATCGGCGCGACGCTGCGACAGACCAACGTTATACTGGTCGCCACCCGACTTGTCGGCGTGGCCGGCAAGCTGGACGCGGGCCTGGCCGGTCGTGGCATAGGCATTCGCGGCGTTGTCGAGGATCGACGCGGCTTCCGCCGTGATGTCCGACTTATCCCAGTCGAAGAACACGATGAACGGACCCGGAGTCTCGACCACCGGCGGAGGCGGCGGCGGAGGCGGCGGGGGCGGAGGAGGCGGCGGCGGGGGCGGCGGCGGAGGCGGCGGAGCAGCCGGCTCACCGAAGTTGTAGACGAGGCTCAGCAGAACGCTGTGCGAACGCCAGTCACCCTTATATTCCGCGCCGGCGCGGTCGAAGACCTTGACCTTGTCGACGTTGAAGTAACGATACTTCACACCGACATCGACATTGGTCGACACCGGATAGCGGACGCCAGCGATCGCCTGCCAGGCGAACTTGGAGTCGCTGTCGTTCAGGAAGTCGTCCGTCGACACATTGTAGCCGCTGTACTTGACGCGGGCGATACCGCCGCCGGCGCCGATATAGGCACCGAAGCCGTCATCGCCGCCGAAGTCGAGCAGAGCGTTCATCATGAAGCTCAGCGCGCTGTTCTTGCCCGAGGCATCCTGATAGGTGCCGGCGGGCGCACCTGCGCCACCGATGTTCGCGGGCGTCCGGGCTGCGGTGGTCGAGAAGCTGTCGACGCGAGCGCGGCGATAGCCCACTTCACCTTCGACGCGGACCATGCCGAAGTCGTAACCGACGATGCCGTCTACGTCGAAGCCGGTCGAAGTATCGGCAGTGGCACGGCCACCACCCGGCGCGAGCGTCGAAGTGCCCACGTCAAACTTCATGTCCTCGATCATCATGCCGCCGCCTTCGACGCCGACATACCAAGCATTGTCACGAGCAAAGGCCGGCGCAGCGAGCGCGGTAGATGCTAGCGCTGCCAAGATGGCAAGCTTGCGCATATCATTCCCCTTTCCAACAGGTTCCAAATGGAACTGTGTTCACCTAAACCAATCACCCGGACACGCGCAAGCGCATCCGTTTCTGCAGTGTACCGACTTGGCAACGCTTTCCATTCCGGTGCCGCATCGGTTTACCCAGACAGCCGCTAAACGACCGTTTCATGAAAGGGTTGCCTGCGCTGGAAAAAATTTCACGAGTGTTCCGACCTGTGGCTTTTCAGCAACAGTCAGCGCTTTCCGTCAGCGTCATCGGCGAGCGGGATCAGCACCTCGTTCGGCAGCGCCGTACCCGGCTTCAGCGGCGAGTTGTAATAGCCATGCTCGGGGCCGCCGGCAGCGACTCTGCCCCGTGCCTTGATCCAGCGCCGAAGCTCGGCGGTGCGCGCGGAGAACAGCCGGTCGCTCGGCTTGCCGGGCACCGATATCACGGCCACCTCGCGCGCCGGGATTTCGGCGATGGCGATCCCCTCCCCCGGCGGTTCCAGGCTTTCGCGGGCGATGCCCTGCGGGATCAGGAAGCGGACCCGCCAGCCACCGTCGCCGAACGGTTCGGCCAGCACCGGCATGGTGATCGGAATCTCCTCCCCCTCGCGTCCCTCGCCGAACATATAGTCGGCCAGCACGCCGAAGCCGTTGCCGAGCGCCCGGTCCCGCGACCCGTATTGCACGGTTTCGACCACCAGCAGCGCGGGATAGCGGCGGATCTCGAACCCGCCCTCGCTGGCCAGCGTCTCATGGAGCGGCGCGCGGGCGGCGCGCTGCTTGAAGTAGATATAGGCCGCCCCGGCGGCGGCGGCGGTGGCCACGCCCGCCAATATCCTGCCCCAGCCGATCTTCGCCATTACTGCTCCACTTCCTGTCGCGCCCATAGGCCGGACAACGGCGAAATGCCAGAATCTTCCCGGTTCCGGACCGCCTGTACCGCGGCCGCCGGGCGGGCTATGAAACGCTGCTGGCGAGACCGGTTGGTGGGAAGGGGCAAATGAAGACCTGCATCCGCGACGTGCGGCACGCCATGGGCATGACGCTGCAGGACGTGGCCGATCGCTGCACGCCGCCGACCACCGCCCAGACCATCGGCCGGCTCGAAACCGGCACCCGCACCGTCTCGATCGCCTGGCTCAACCGGATATCGGCCGCGCTTGGGGTCGAGGCGACCGATCTGCTGCGGGTTCCGAAACGGGCCGGGCCGGAGGTCGACATCCTGCTCGGCCCCGAGGGCGCCGCCATTCCGCGCCAGCCGAGGCACGCCGCCCCGCCCCGCCCCGCCCAGGACGGGCTGACCATGCTGGTCGAGTTCAGCGTGGGGGAATATCGGCAGGGCGACATGGTTTCGCTGGAAAAGCTGGAGCGCAAATCCTTCGGCCGGGCGCTCAACCGCGACGTGCTGGTGCCGCGCCACGGCGGCCGCCTCGCCTTCGGCCGGCTGATCGATCGCGATGCCAACCGACTGCAGATCCAGCCTCCGGCCCAGGGTTCGCGCCAGCAGGTGATCGTCGATCCGCCGTGGATCGCGATGGCGGTCCAGTTGCTGCGCCCGCTGGGCTAGCGCCCATCGCATCGCCGGCCCGCGACAACGACGCCGGCGGAACATCCGCGACTGCCGTTCGCTTGCCAGCCAGGGCGGCGAGGCGCATCCTCCTGCCATCAAAAATATATTCGCAGGAAGACGATGTCCAAACCCACCGAACACACGCTGAGCGGCACCACGCCGCGTCGGCGCCCCAAGGCCGAAATCCTCGAAGTCGGCGGCCGGCGGCTCAAGCCGTCCACGCTGATGATGGGGCATGGCTATGATCCGATGCTGTCGGAAGGCGCGCTGAAGCCGCCGATCTTCCTGACCTCCACCTTCGTGTTCGAAAGCGCCGCCGCCGGCAAGCGCCATTTCGAGGGAGTCACCGGCAAGCGGCCCGGCGGGGCCGAGGGCCTGGTCTATTCGCGGTTCAACGGCCCCGACCAGGAGATATTGGAGGATCGCCTGGGCATCTGGGAGGATGCCGAGGATGCACTGAGCTTCTCCAGCGGCATGTCGGCGATCGCAACCCTGCTGCTGGCGCTGGTGAAGCCTGGCGACGTGATCGTCCATTCGGCGCCGCTCTATGCCGCGACCGAGACGCTGATCGGACGCATATTGGGTCGCTTCGGCGTGTCCTGGCTCGATTTCCCGGCGGGCGCCACGCCCGAGGAGATCGCCGCGGTCATCGAAGCGGCCAAGGCCAAGGGCCGGGTCGCGCTGATCTATCTCGAAAGCCCCGCCAACCCGACCAACGCGCTGGTTGATGTGGAGGCGGTGCGCGACGCGCGTGACCGTCTGTTCGCCGGAGAGGAAGAGAAGCCGCCGATCGCGATCGACAACACCTTCCTCGGCCCGCTCTGGTCCAAGCCGCTGCGCCACGGCGCCGAGCTGGTGGTCTATTCGCTGACCAAATATGCCGGCGGGCATAGCGATCTGGTGGCCGGCGGGGTGGTCGGGGCCAAGGCGCTGCTCGATCCGGTCCGGGCGATGCGCAACACGATCGGGACGATCACCGATCCGAACACCGCCTGGATGCTGCTCCGCTCGCTGGAGACGCTGGAACTGCGGATGAGCCGCGCGGGCGAGAATGCGGCCAAGGTATGCGAATGGCTGCGCGGCCAGAGCAAGGTGGAACGGGTCGGCTATCTCGGCTTCCTGGAGCCGGGATCGCGGCAGGCCGACATCTATCGCCGCCATTGCGAAGGCGCGGGGTCGACCTTCTCGCTCTACCTGAAGGGGGGCGAGCCCGAGGCCTTCGCCTTCCTCGACGCGCTCAAGATCGCCAAGCTCGCGGTCAGCCTCGGCGGGACGGAAACGCTCGCCAGCCACCCGGCGGGCATGACCCACCTCTCGGTGCCCGACGAGCGCAAGAAAGCGCTCGACATTGGCGACAATCTGGTCCGGATATCGATCGGCATAGAGGATCCGGACGATCTGATCGCCGATTTCGAGCAGGCGCTGAAAGCCGTCGGATAGACAGCTCGGGGGAAGGGCTGGTCAGCCCTTCCCCGCCCGCGCGGCGTTGGCGAAATAGGTCATCATCGCGTGCGCCGCCCGGTCGGTCAGCTCGATGAAGATGCGGCGGCCGTCATCGGGATCGGCGACCCTGCGCAACAAGCCCGAATCGGTCAGTTGCTTGATCCAGCGCAGCGCGGTCGTGGCCGGCACGGCGGCCGCGATGCACAGGCTCGACACCGCCACCGAACGCCCCTCGATCCGCGCGGCCGTCAGGTCGAGCAATATATCCCATGCCGGATCGGCGAACAGGCCAGGGCCGAACAGCTCGTCCCGCAGGCGGCGCGCGCGGATCAGTTCGCGGATCAGCCCCGCCTCGACCGGCGCGACCTCATCGATCTCCCGCGACGGGGGCTCCAGCGAACGATCGTCGCCGCGGAAAGCATCGTCGTCCTGCCCATCCGCGGCGCTGCGCGCGAACCGGGCAAGCTCCTCCAGCAGATTCTGGATCGGCTGTCCCTGGCCGCCATCGCTGGTGTCGCGCAGCTGTGGCTCGGTCCAGCGGAGCCGTTCGCCGATCGCCAAGGCCAACGCCTCCTCGTCGGGCCCGACGAGAAGGCTCACCCCCTCATGCGCGATCCGAGCCGAAACGATGTCGATCAACTCCGGCGCAACGACGATGATGCTGGCGAAGCGGCCCTGGACGGACCCCGCCTCGATCCGGTCGAGCAGCCGGTCGAGCTGCGGGCCATGATCGGTCCCGACATCAGCTATCACCAGGTCGACCGCCACCTGGAGGTCGAGGCGTTCCGCCGCGCCGACGACCGGCAGCTCTCCGGCGACGCGCCCGCCAAGGGCAGTCACGCTGCGCAACGCGACCGCCCGGCCTTCCGGCGAATCCCCAAAGATCAAAATCGTCGGAGCAGAGCCCCAATCCGCCATTTCATCGTCTCCAGCACGCGACCATGACAGCCCCCGCCCCCGCGTGCGCCATTCCCCCGAATTCTAGCGGGCATCCCGTCGCCGATCAGCAGCCGAATAGTCCGGAATGGAT
The sequence above is drawn from the Rhizorhabdus dicambivorans genome and encodes:
- a CDS encoding winged helix DNA-binding protein — translated: MTALGGRVAGELPVVGAAERLDLQVAVDLVIADVGTDHGPQLDRLLDRIEAGSVQGRFASIIVVAPELIDIVSARIAHEGVSLLVGPDEEALALAIGERLRWTEPQLRDTSDGGQGQPIQNLLEELARFARSAADGQDDDAFRGDDRSLEPPSREIDEVAPVEAGLIRELIRARRLRDELFGPGLFADPAWDILLDLTAARIEGRSVAVSSLCIAAAVPATTALRWIKQLTDSGLLRRVADPDDGRRIFIELTDRAAHAMMTYFANAARAGKG
- a CDS encoding cystathionine gamma-synthase family protein; the encoded protein is MSKPTEHTLSGTTPRRRPKAEILEVGGRRLKPSTLMMGHGYDPMLSEGALKPPIFLTSTFVFESAAAGKRHFEGVTGKRPGGAEGLVYSRFNGPDQEILEDRLGIWEDAEDALSFSSGMSAIATLLLALVKPGDVIVHSAPLYAATETLIGRILGRFGVSWLDFPAGATPEEIAAVIEAAKAKGRVALIYLESPANPTNALVDVEAVRDARDRLFAGEEEKPPIAIDNTFLGPLWSKPLRHGAELVVYSLTKYAGGHSDLVAGGVVGAKALLDPVRAMRNTIGTITDPNTAWMLLRSLETLELRMSRAGENAAKVCEWLRGQSKVERVGYLGFLEPGSRQADIYRRHCEGAGSTFSLYLKGGEPEAFAFLDALKIAKLAVSLGGTETLASHPAGMTHLSVPDERKKALDIGDNLVRISIGIEDPDDLIADFEQALKAVG
- a CDS encoding SOUL family heme-binding protein encodes the protein MAKIGWGRILAGVATAAAAGAAYIYFKQRAARAPLHETLASEGGFEIRRYPALLVVETVQYGSRDRALGNGFGVLADYMFGEGREGEEIPITMPVLAEPFGDGGWRVRFLIPQGIARESLEPPGEGIAIAEIPAREVAVISVPGKPSDRLFSARTAELRRWIKARGRVAAGGPEHGYYNSPLKPGTALPNEVLIPLADDADGKR
- a CDS encoding OmpA family protein → MRKLAILAALASTALAAPAFARDNAWYVGVEGGGMMIEDMKFDVGTSTLAPGGGRATADTSTGFDVDGIVGYDFGMVRVEGEVGYRRARVDSFSTTAARTPANIGGAGAPAGTYQDASGKNSALSFMMNALLDFGGDDGFGAYIGAGGGIARVKYSGYNVSTDDFLNDSDSKFAWQAIAGVRYPVSTNVDVGVKYRYFNVDKVKVFDRAGAEYKGDWRSHSVLLSLVYNFGEPAAPPPPPPPPPPPPPPPPPPPPPPPVVETPGPFIVFFDWDKSDITAEAASILDNAANAYATTGQARVQLAGHADKSGGDQYNVGLSQRRADAVKAYLAGKGVPDSAIATEAFGESRPLVDTADGVREPQNRRVEITFGAGM
- a CDS encoding superoxide dismutase family protein → MSRSHLPHLALLMSLSAALAAPAAAWAHGGHHPATADIIDGQGQTKGKAMLSQGKDGIHVNVKAVGLPVGVHAVHIHTIGTCTGPDFTSAGGHWNPAHKQHGHDNPAGAHMGDMPNMTVGADGTGELKAIVKDAMLKGGEAPLFDADGAAIVIHAAADDYKTDPTGNAGGRLACGVLKAE
- a CDS encoding helix-turn-helix domain-containing protein, with protein sequence MKTCIRDVRHAMGMTLQDVADRCTPPTTAQTIGRLETGTRTVSIAWLNRISAALGVEATDLLRVPKRAGPEVDILLGPEGAAIPRQPRHAAPPRPAQDGLTMLVEFSVGEYRQGDMVSLEKLERKSFGRALNRDVLVPRHGGRLAFGRLIDRDANRLQIQPPAQGSRQQVIVDPPWIAMAVQLLRPLG